A single genomic interval of uncultured Pseudodesulfovibrio sp. harbors:
- a CDS encoding glycosyltransferase family 2 protein encodes MPKIDTLIIIPAHNEAALVGNTVRDILDATHLPVVVVDDASTDDTTTRARKAGAQVIPLAAQLGAWGATQTGLRYALKNGYRNVVTIDADGQHDAQSINHLLATIRSEDADLVIGSCTRRGSAARKTAWSLLRILSGLTMRDLTSGFRAYSHKGISLLASRAATSLDYQDIGVLCLMNNAGMKIIETDVCMYPRADGKSRIFHSWLAVSQYMLYSAILAVSHMKHTKKR; translated from the coding sequence ATGCCAAAAATCGATACCCTGATCATTATTCCGGCCCACAACGAGGCCGCCCTTGTCGGCAACACGGTGCGCGACATTCTTGATGCCACACACCTGCCGGTTGTCGTTGTCGACGACGCCAGCACGGACGACACCACAACAAGAGCGCGTAAGGCCGGAGCACAGGTCATCCCCCTCGCGGCCCAACTCGGAGCTTGGGGGGCGACACAGACAGGACTCAGATACGCCCTCAAAAACGGCTACCGCAACGTGGTCACCATCGATGCCGACGGGCAGCACGATGCCCAAAGCATTAATCATCTACTCGCAACCATACGATCAGAAGATGCAGACCTGGTCATTGGCTCCTGCACCCGCCGCGGAAGTGCGGCAAGAAAAACGGCTTGGTCATTGCTACGCATCCTGTCAGGCCTCACCATGCGCGACCTGACCTCCGGTTTCCGGGCTTACTCACACAAAGGGATATCGCTTCTCGCAAGTCGGGCCGCCACCAGCCTCGACTATCAGGACATCGGCGTCCTATGCCTGATGAACAATGCCGGGATGAAAATTATCGAAACAGATGTCTGCATGTATCCGAGGGCCGACGGGAAATCACGAATTTTCCATTCCTGGCTGGCGGTTTCCCAGTATATGCTCTACAGTGCAATCCTTGCTGTAAGCCACATGAAACACACGAAAAAGCGATGA
- a CDS encoding glycosyltransferase family 1 protein, with product MHKQRVVVHLAEWNSVLKKMHLAVNALPLMAVHTGIARYLTNLCSHMKATGRVDVTYVSPGKCSSKPPSGARQGGTLDSLLRFPSRFLYWTRTVHWLAYEAYARYVAEHRHVDIFHESFYTPARIGTGAMQVFTLHDLSLIRYPETHSLDRRLFFERFFEPRLNEADAIIVPSLFVKQELCDYAGMAGSRAVVIPEGVDTCFGPRPQGVIREVLEKYGLPSEYGLFVGTLEPRKNLSTLLNALARSKAALPLVIVGWSGWGDPVFRRELNRLGLQDRVYFPGYLSDEELACVYCGADVFFYPSLYEGFGLPVLEAMACGTPVVCSDVASIPEVAGDAAVRVSPHDSAQWADAMDRILHENDMRERLAAAGMKQAAQFTWENAASQTLELYAVLQNS from the coding sequence ATGCATAAACAGCGAGTCGTTGTCCACCTTGCAGAATGGAATTCCGTGTTGAAAAAAATGCATCTTGCCGTCAATGCCCTGCCGCTTATGGCGGTTCATACCGGGATCGCCCGATATCTGACGAATCTGTGTAGCCACATGAAGGCCACAGGGCGGGTGGACGTGACCTACGTGTCTCCTGGCAAATGCAGTTCCAAACCGCCGTCGGGTGCTCGACAGGGTGGGACGCTCGACTCCCTGCTTCGGTTTCCTTCGCGCTTTCTCTACTGGACGCGCACGGTCCATTGGCTGGCATATGAAGCCTATGCCCGGTATGTGGCTGAGCATCGCCACGTCGATATTTTCCATGAGAGTTTTTACACTCCGGCCCGGATTGGCACCGGCGCGATGCAGGTTTTTACTCTGCATGACCTGTCCCTTATCCGATATCCGGAAACCCATTCGCTAGACCGCCGTTTGTTCTTTGAGCGTTTTTTTGAACCCCGGCTCAATGAAGCGGACGCCATCATAGTCCCTTCGCTGTTCGTCAAACAGGAGCTGTGCGATTATGCCGGGATGGCCGGATCCAGAGCGGTTGTCATCCCCGAAGGCGTTGATACCTGTTTCGGGCCGCGGCCACAGGGAGTTATTCGCGAGGTGCTTGAGAAGTATGGATTGCCATCCGAATACGGACTTTTTGTCGGCACGCTGGAGCCGCGCAAAAACCTTTCGACTCTATTGAACGCCCTAGCCCGGAGCAAAGCGGCATTGCCGTTGGTGATCGTTGGTTGGAGCGGCTGGGGCGATCCGGTGTTCAGGCGCGAATTGAATCGCCTTGGTTTGCAGGACAGGGTTTATTTTCCCGGATACCTGAGCGATGAAGAGTTGGCTTGCGTGTATTGCGGTGCGGACGTGTTCTTTTACCCCAGCCTGTACGAGGGATTTGGCCTGCCGGTCTTGGAAGCCATGGCCTGCGGAACCCCGGTAGTGTGCTCGGATGTAGCCAGCATTCCCGAGGTGGCAGGTGATGCCGCGGTCAGGGTTTCACCACATGATTCCGCGCAGTGGGCCGATGCCATGGATCGAATCCTTCATGAAAACGACATGCGTGAGCGTCTTGCTGCGGCCGGCATGAAGCAGGCCGCGCAATTTACCTGGGAGAATGCCGCGAGTCAGACGCTTGAACTGTACGCGGTTCTTCAGAATTCCTGA
- a CDS encoding GDP-L-fucose synthase, which produces MILAPSDRIYIAGHRGLVGSAIARRLTKDACDNLVLRTSSELDLREQADVRTFFEEEKPDYVFLAAARVGGIHANNTYPADFIRDNLQIQTNIIDAAYRSGVKKLLFLGSSCIYPKFAPQPMPEDCLLTSELEPTNECYALAKIAGLKMCAAYRRQYGFNAISAMPTNLYGPGDNFDLENSHVLPALLRKFHEAKESGAEHVVVWGTGTPRREFLHVDDLADACVHLMRTYEEEQWVNVGVGEDISIGELAQLVAKVVGYTGKIQYDTTKPDGTPKKLLDVGKINSLGWKAKIDLKEGISETYRHFCTER; this is translated from the coding sequence ATGATTTTAGCCCCTTCTGACAGAATTTATATTGCCGGACACCGAGGACTAGTCGGTTCCGCCATCGCCCGCAGACTGACCAAGGACGCTTGCGACAATCTTGTTCTCCGCACCAGCAGTGAGCTGGACCTGCGGGAACAGGCCGATGTACGCACCTTTTTCGAAGAAGAAAAACCCGACTACGTGTTTCTCGCGGCAGCCCGCGTCGGCGGCATCCACGCCAACAACACCTATCCGGCAGACTTCATCCGGGACAACCTCCAGATTCAGACCAACATCATTGACGCCGCCTATCGATCCGGCGTCAAGAAACTCCTGTTCCTGGGATCGTCATGCATTTATCCCAAATTCGCTCCGCAACCCATGCCCGAAGACTGCCTGCTGACCAGCGAACTGGAGCCCACCAACGAATGCTACGCCCTCGCAAAGATCGCAGGGCTGAAGATGTGTGCGGCCTACCGACGGCAATACGGATTCAACGCCATCAGCGCCATGCCTACCAACCTCTATGGCCCAGGCGACAATTTCGATTTGGAGAACTCACACGTCCTTCCGGCATTGCTCCGAAAATTCCATGAAGCCAAGGAATCCGGTGCGGAACATGTGGTCGTCTGGGGGACAGGAACCCCCCGCCGCGAATTTTTGCACGTGGACGATCTCGCCGACGCCTGTGTTCACTTGATGCGGACCTACGAAGAGGAACAGTGGGTCAACGTCGGTGTCGGCGAAGACATCTCCATCGGGGAACTGGCCCAACTCGTGGCTAAGGTCGTCGGCTACACCGGAAAGATACAATACGACACGACCAAACCGGATGGAACGCCGAAAAAACTGCTGGATGTCGGCAAAATCAATTCACTCGGCTGGAAGGCGAAAATCGACTTGAAAGAAGGCATCAGCGAAACGTATCGACATTTCTGCACGGAGAGGTAG
- a CDS encoding mannose-1-phosphate guanylyltransferase/mannose-6-phosphate isomerase, whose translation MIQPVILCGGKGSRLWPLSREFYPKQYLRIGEDRTLFQETVLRTNGFDEVRPPVAICNTEHRFFVAEQLQTLGIKGEIILEPIGRNTAPAIAIGALMHKDDDPLLLVIPSDHVIKNVEAFEAAVKKAAPLAEDGFLVTFGIVPDRPETGFGYLRKGDSIGAGFKVERFEEKPPLDLATEYVTSGQHFWNSGMFLFKASVYLSELGALAPEMLTTCEKALADSIQDLDFVRLCPEAFAQCPSDSIDYAVMEKTDKCVMVSMDADWSDLGSWSAMYDAKDKDRDNNVLVGDVIALDTKNSYLHAETRLLAAVGLDNIVAVETADTIFVAPKDKTQDVKKLVEELCDSGRSEAMFHRKVYRPWGAYECTDQDERFQVKRITVKPGQILSLQKHHHRSEHWVVVSGTAKIVNGDKEFILTEDQSTYIPLGAMHRLENPGKIPLKLVEIQTGSYLGEDDIVRFEDVYGRTEG comes from the coding sequence ATGATCCAGCCAGTCATACTCTGCGGCGGCAAAGGCAGTCGGCTCTGGCCCCTGTCCCGCGAGTTTTATCCGAAACAGTATCTCCGCATCGGCGAAGACCGAACCCTTTTCCAGGAAACCGTATTGCGGACAAACGGTTTTGACGAAGTGCGTCCACCAGTCGCCATCTGCAATACCGAGCATCGTTTTTTCGTGGCCGAGCAACTCCAAACGCTGGGAATCAAGGGCGAAATAATCCTTGAACCGATTGGAAGAAACACGGCCCCAGCCATCGCCATCGGAGCACTGATGCACAAGGATGACGACCCACTGCTGTTAGTCATTCCTTCGGATCATGTGATCAAGAATGTCGAGGCATTCGAAGCTGCCGTCAAGAAAGCCGCGCCATTGGCGGAAGATGGCTTCCTTGTGACTTTCGGCATCGTTCCGGACCGTCCGGAAACCGGATTCGGCTATCTGCGTAAAGGTGATTCCATCGGAGCCGGATTCAAGGTCGAGCGATTCGAGGAGAAACCGCCGCTCGATCTGGCCACGGAATATGTCACATCCGGCCAGCACTTCTGGAATAGCGGCATGTTCCTGTTCAAGGCGTCCGTCTACCTTTCCGAACTCGGCGCGCTGGCTCCCGAAATGTTGACAACCTGTGAAAAGGCATTGGCTGACAGTATTCAGGATCTCGACTTTGTCCGTCTCTGCCCCGAAGCCTTTGCACAGTGCCCGTCCGACTCAATCGACTACGCGGTCATGGAAAAGACCGACAAATGCGTCATGGTCAGCATGGATGCGGACTGGAGCGACCTTGGCTCCTGGAGCGCCATGTATGACGCCAAGGACAAGGACCGGGACAATAACGTGCTCGTGGGTGACGTCATCGCTCTGGACACGAAGAACAGCTATCTCCATGCCGAAACCCGCCTTCTCGCCGCCGTCGGGCTGGACAACATCGTTGCCGTAGAAACAGCGGATACCATTTTCGTGGCTCCCAAGGACAAAACCCAGGACGTCAAGAAGCTGGTAGAGGAATTGTGTGATTCCGGACGGAGCGAAGCCATGTTCCACCGCAAGGTGTACCGCCCGTGGGGCGCTTACGAATGCACGGATCAGGATGAACGTTTCCAAGTAAAACGCATCACCGTGAAGCCGGGACAAATCTTGTCCCTTCAGAAACACCACCACAGATCGGAACATTGGGTCGTGGTGAGTGGAACCGCCAAAATAGTCAACGGGGACAAGGAATTCATCCTGACTGAAGACCAGTCCACCTACATTCCCCTCGGAGCGATGCACCGATTGGAAAATCCGGGCAAGATACCGCTGAAACTGGTAGAAATCCAGACCGGCTCATACCTCGGCGAAGACGATATCGTTCGCTTTGAAGACGTCTACGGACGGACAGAAGGATAA
- the gmd gene encoding GDP-mannose 4,6-dehydratase produces MTKKALITGITGQDGAYLARLLLDKGYEVHGIKRRASLFNTARIDDIYEGPHAENKKFFLHYGDLSDSSNLIRLVQQIQPDEVYNLAAQSHVAVSFESPEYTADVTGLGTLRLLEAIRIAGLEAHTRFYQASTSELYGLVQETPQTESTPFYPRSPYAVAKLYSYWICVNYREAYGMYACNGILFNHESPVRGETFVTRKITRALARIKLGLQDTLYLGNMNALRDWGHARDYVQMQWLMLQQDAPVDYVIATGEQHSVREFVEATATDLGISIEWKGKAENEKGYDSATGKMIVAVDPSYYRPTEVETLLGDPSKAKNELGWEPRISFSELVREMVREDLREAEREAMCRRNGFEVNLPQE; encoded by the coding sequence ATGACCAAGAAAGCACTTATCACGGGAATTACAGGACAGGACGGAGCCTACCTCGCTCGCCTGCTGCTGGACAAGGGCTATGAGGTCCACGGCATCAAACGTCGGGCCTCACTGTTCAATACGGCAAGAATCGATGACATCTACGAAGGGCCTCACGCGGAAAACAAAAAGTTCTTCCTGCACTATGGCGACCTGTCTGATTCATCCAACCTGATCCGCCTCGTCCAGCAGATTCAACCCGACGAAGTGTACAACCTCGCAGCCCAGAGCCACGTCGCAGTGTCCTTTGAGAGCCCGGAATACACTGCCGACGTAACAGGCCTCGGCACCCTGCGCCTCCTTGAGGCCATCCGCATCGCCGGACTCGAAGCACATACCCGCTTCTACCAGGCGTCGACGTCGGAACTCTACGGACTGGTACAGGAGACACCCCAAACGGAAAGCACCCCGTTCTATCCCCGTTCTCCCTACGCCGTTGCCAAGCTGTATTCCTACTGGATTTGCGTCAACTACAGGGAAGCCTACGGCATGTATGCCTGCAACGGCATCCTGTTCAACCACGAATCCCCGGTTCGCGGCGAGACCTTTGTCACCCGAAAAATCACCCGTGCGCTGGCCCGCATCAAGCTCGGCCTGCAAGACACGCTGTATCTGGGCAATATGAACGCATTGCGAGACTGGGGACACGCCCGGGATTACGTACAAATGCAGTGGCTCATGCTGCAACAGGACGCTCCGGTGGACTATGTCATCGCCACAGGCGAACAACACTCTGTCCGGGAATTCGTGGAAGCCACAGCTACCGACCTCGGCATCAGTATCGAATGGAAAGGCAAAGCCGAAAACGAAAAGGGTTATGACTCAGCCACCGGAAAGATGATCGTGGCCGTGGACCCGAGCTACTATCGTCCCACCGAAGTCGAGACCCTGCTAGGCGACCCTTCAAAGGCCAAGAACGAGCTGGGCTGGGAACCCCGGATTTCGTTCAGCGAACTGGTCCGCGAAATGGTCCGGGAAGACCTGCGCGAGGCCGAACGCGAGGCAATGTGCCGCCGCAATGGATTTGAAGTCAACCTGCCGCAGGAGTAA
- a CDS encoding glycosyltransferase: MRILQLSKFYPPAPGGIESFVRDLSHALVAEGHENTVLAHTFEPSEPHNISGDMGRVIRVPSYGQIMYAPLAPAYPFHLHRLLKDFKPDVLLVHMPNVSGFWPLFMPLPCPLTVFWHADVIFPKSERLLNTAYKGYGFFENRLLRKARRIIATSPPYLETSQNLRPFRDKCEVIPLGISPDRIPNVPKETVAAVKRAYFGNADAQYVFAAGRFAHYKGFDRLVKAAAAIRESDPNLMFLIAGEGETRPAIRNMIRSEGMTNRVLCPGYVPDEEYWALMQGCEFFCLPSVERTEAFGVVLLEAMSKGKPCLSTAIPGSGTGWVNKNHETGLVVSPGDTKELAQAISSMRQTVWNTDSIRQHAARFDISVAAQRIAIP, translated from the coding sequence GTGCGAATTCTCCAACTGTCCAAGTTCTATCCCCCGGCACCGGGTGGCATCGAGTCCTTTGTCCGAGACCTGTCGCACGCCCTTGTGGCTGAAGGCCATGAAAACACCGTACTTGCTCATACGTTCGAACCGTCCGAACCCCACAATATCTCAGGAGACATGGGGCGGGTTATCCGCGTCCCGAGTTACGGTCAGATCATGTATGCCCCTCTGGCCCCGGCATATCCTTTCCATCTCCACCGACTGCTCAAGGACTTCAAACCGGACGTGTTGCTGGTGCATATGCCGAATGTCTCCGGATTCTGGCCGCTTTTCATGCCTCTCCCCTGCCCACTCACGGTCTTCTGGCACGCGGATGTGATCTTTCCCAAAAGCGAAAGACTTCTTAATACGGCTTACAAAGGATACGGATTTTTCGAAAACAGACTGCTACGAAAAGCCCGTCGCATCATAGCGACGTCCCCCCCCTACCTTGAAACCAGCCAAAACCTGCGCCCTTTCCGCGACAAATGCGAGGTCATCCCCCTCGGCATTTCTCCGGACAGGATACCAAATGTGCCAAAGGAAACAGTGGCTGCCGTCAAACGGGCATATTTTGGAAACGCGGATGCACAATACGTGTTCGCAGCCGGAAGATTCGCACATTACAAGGGATTTGATCGGCTGGTGAAAGCAGCAGCCGCCATCCGGGAAAGCGATCCGAACCTCATGTTTCTCATCGCCGGGGAGGGAGAAACACGTCCTGCCATACGTAACATGATACGATCCGAGGGCATGACCAACCGCGTCCTGTGTCCGGGGTACGTCCCAGACGAAGAGTACTGGGCACTCATGCAGGGATGCGAATTTTTCTGCCTGCCGTCCGTGGAGCGAACCGAGGCATTCGGCGTCGTGTTGCTGGAAGCCATGAGTAAAGGAAAGCCATGCCTGAGCACGGCCATCCCCGGTTCGGGAACTGGGTGGGTCAACAAAAACCACGAAACCGGACTAGTCGTCAGCCCCGGTGACACGAAAGAACTGGCACAGGCGATCAGCTCCATGCGGCAAACGGTCTGGAACACAGACAGCATCAGACAACACGCAGCACGATTCGATATCAGCGTCGCGGCACAGCGTATCGCCATACCATGA
- a CDS encoding DUF2304 domain-containing protein: MINYNITTAILGISTTACIFWLIRKYSIYIRYTVWWVFICASVLVFSIFPQLSDILVHSLGISYAPAFFFLAAILMLFVKTLFMDIDRSKQEVRIRRLIQRVAMLEAKLEKHRSETGNTTGE, encoded by the coding sequence ATGATAAACTACAACATAACCACCGCAATCCTCGGAATCAGCACGACGGCCTGCATCTTTTGGCTAATCCGGAAATATTCCATCTATATAAGATACACAGTCTGGTGGGTCTTCATATGCGCCTCAGTGCTTGTCTTCAGCATATTCCCCCAATTGTCCGATATTCTCGTGCATTCCCTGGGTATCAGCTACGCTCCGGCATTCTTCTTCCTCGCCGCCATCCTCATGCTTTTCGTGAAAACCCTGTTCATGGACATTGACCGCTCAAAACAGGAAGTCCGCATCCGGCGACTCATCCAGCGCGTGGCCATGCTTGAAGCAAAATTGGAAAAGCACCGTTCCGAAACCGGAAACACAACCGGGGAATAA
- a CDS encoding type II secretion system F family protein — protein MPVFKYKAASSGGKKKSDIIDAASRTQAARKLREQGLFPLEITQVKAKGTGNSPSSPKFSLNQLRRVPRDALASTIRQLATLLNASMPLDKALNAIIKGEGKQDELQRIMTEVRETVREGGDLATAFSKHPNVFNTTFITMIRAGENSGTLDIVMERLADHIDQQLALRRKVQATMAYPVLMMIVGVCVVIFLLSFVVPKVTEIFFDMERALPTPTRILITVSDLMRKSWDILLLIGLALGYGGYKAVKTPKGKAIFDDLLLNTPVLGDLIKQLAVGRFAKTFGMLLKNGVSLVSALEIVKSASGNEAMKAVIEEMHHDVQEGKPLTGPLESSSIFQHATVQMIAAGEQSGRLDELLLIVADDCESKVNSRLQMLTSLMEPVMILILGGMVGFVVLAIMLPIFEMSNLVGG, from the coding sequence ATGCCGGTCTTCAAGTACAAGGCAGCCTCAAGCGGAGGAAAGAAAAAAAGCGACATCATTGATGCCGCCAGCCGCACACAAGCCGCACGCAAACTCCGGGAGCAGGGCCTTTTCCCGCTGGAAATCACGCAGGTCAAAGCCAAAGGAACCGGCAACTCACCCTCCAGCCCCAAATTTTCCCTTAATCAGTTACGCCGGGTTCCGCGGGACGCCCTCGCCTCCACCATACGCCAGTTGGCCACCTTGCTGAACGCAAGCATGCCGCTGGACAAGGCCCTGAACGCCATCATCAAGGGAGAAGGGAAGCAGGATGAACTGCAACGCATCATGACCGAAGTACGAGAAACGGTCCGGGAAGGCGGCGACCTCGCCACGGCTTTTTCAAAACACCCCAACGTATTCAACACCACGTTCATCACCATGATCCGCGCCGGAGAAAACTCCGGCACACTGGACATCGTCATGGAGAGACTGGCCGATCATATCGACCAGCAGTTGGCGTTACGGCGAAAAGTCCAGGCCACCATGGCCTATCCCGTTCTCATGATGATCGTCGGCGTCTGCGTCGTCATCTTCCTGTTGTCCTTTGTCGTGCCGAAAGTCACGGAAATATTCTTTGACATGGAAAGGGCACTTCCCACGCCCACGCGCATTCTCATCACGGTCAGCGATCTCATGAGAAAAAGCTGGGACATCCTGCTGCTCATCGGATTGGCCCTCGGCTACGGAGGCTACAAGGCCGTGAAGACGCCCAAAGGCAAGGCTATATTCGACGACCTGCTCCTCAACACTCCCGTCCTCGGCGACCTCATCAAGCAACTCGCGGTCGGCAGGTTTGCCAAGACCTTCGGCATGCTTCTGAAGAACGGCGTTTCTTTGGTCAGTGCGCTGGAAATAGTCAAGAGCGCATCGGGCAACGAGGCCATGAAAGCTGTAATCGAAGAGATGCATCATGACGTACAGGAAGGCAAACCCTTGACCGGCCCCCTTGAATCGTCATCCATTTTCCAGCATGCAACCGTCCAGATGATCGCGGCAGGCGAACAAAGCGGGAGGCTTGATGAGCTCCTGCTCATCGTTGCCGACGACTGCGAGAGCAAGGTCAACTCGCGGCTCCAGATGCTCACCTCCCTGATGGAACCCGTCATGATCCTGATCCTTGGCGGAATGGTCGGCTTCGTAGTCCTTGCGATCATGTTGCCGATCTTCGAAATGAGCAACCTCGTCGGCGGATAA